ACACCGCCGACATCACCGGCCTGCTGTGTCTGAGTACCGCTCGCCAGGGCGGTATCAGCAAGGTCGCAAGCTCCATCACGATCCACAACGAGATGCTGAAGCGCCGTCCGGATTTACTCGAGCTGCTGTTCGAGCCCTATCACAGCTCCCGCAACACCGAAGAGAGGCCCGGCGAGCCGCGCTACTATACGATGCCCGTCTTCGGCATGAGGGATGGGTGGTTCGCCTCGCACATTTCGCGCCGCCTGGTGCGAGCCGCACAGGAGTTCCCTGAGGCCCCGCGCCTCCGACCCGAGCAGGCCGAAGCGCTCGAATTGCATGCGGCCATCGCGGAGGAGTGCTGCCTTCACTTCGCCTTGCAGCCTGGAGACATCGAGTTCTTTTGCAATCACACGCTGCTGCACTCCCGAACGGAATTCTTCGACGGCAACAGCGACGAGCAGCGTCGGCACCTGATCCGCATCTGGATATCGACGCCCAACAGCCGGCCGTTGCCGGAAAGCTTCAAGGTGCTGTATGGCCGCGTCGGCCGCGGCGAGCTCCGAGGCGGGCACTGGCGCGGCGACCACCTGCCTCAAGAGACCCACGGCTGACTGCGACTCGGTGCGTAAGCGAACAAAATCGCCCCTATGCCCCAGGGGGCTTGGGACAAATCTGGGACAGCGCGGTGCGAATTGATCTGCATCGGTCTGCATCGATCAGCATCGTATTGCACTGATCGCGTTAACCTTTGCCGTCCCTGCCCTAGGGTTTCCGCGGGCTTGAATCGCTCTTGAAAACCGGCAGACCCGCAAGGGTCTCGTGGGTTCGAATCCCACCCCATCCGCCAATTGCGTAACGCGGACTCTATTGTTCATTGCGCGCGTGAGGATATTGGCAAACCTCCCGCGGTGGCTTGCGACTGCGCCAATCGGCGACCCAATTGCTCACGATGGGACATCTGCCCCGTGAAGGGCCGGCACCACCGTCGTCTAGCTCGCTGCCGCTGCTACTTTCTCACGACTGGTCCGGCCGTACCGGTCGAAGGGCGGTCGACGCGCTCCTAGATGGTCCACCGATGTGCCGATGCGTGCTTGAGGCGACGTTCATCCGGCGCATGCTTGGTCGCCGATCAGGGACTTCCGCCCAGCGGAGCGTCGGCAAAATACCCGGTCCAGGCAAACCAGTATGCGAGATGACCGGGAAGCCGCGGCAAGCTCTGCCCGGCCGGCCCGAGCAATGCCGCTTCGGTCGCAAGCCAGGTTTCGTCGCCGGCAATGAGGTGGTCATGATCAGCGCCGGCGATGAAGCGACGGCCGCCCGATTCATAGGCGCGGGCGCCGGATCCGTCGGCCTCGCCGACGATGACCAGGTCCAGAAGGCCGACGGAATCATTCACGACCGCGCCGCCTGAGAATCGAGACAAAGGCCACGCCATGGACCCACCGGGAACCCGCAATCCGAAGACGCGGTCCTTGGGTTTGAGGCGGCCGTCCGGCACGAGCGCCGGAAACATGAGCTTCGGGCTCGCGAAGTAATCGCGGTAAGCGACGCCGGGCCCATAGTCCCTTACGAAGCCGGTGTCGAGGGCGAGCACCGTCGTATTCGGGTGCCGCCGATACCATTCCTGCCATGACGTCGTGACCAACGGCAGAACGGTAAGCACGACGCCCGAGCCAACGAGCGGACCGATGGCGGGCCGACCGGTGAACTGGTTCCAAAGCGAGCGCGTGTCCCGGTCATACATCAGCTTGTTGGAGCGATAGAGCAGACCGGAGGTGCCGAATGTGAGCGGCTGCTCCCGACCGCTCACCCTCCCATCGAACAGGATGCCGGCGCCGCAGAGCGTGCAATAGGCGAGGCTCACCGGAACGCCGCCGACGACGTCGTTCACCATCTCGTGCCAGTTGACGATGCGAAGCGGATAAGCCCGTTCCTCGCCGTTCAGCTCGACCCCGAAGACCTGATCGTCGGGATTGAGATAGCTCGCCGCATCGGCCGCGATCATGGTCGGATGATCGAGGGCAGGAATGCCGTCCGGGACGACGCCTCCCCAGGCGATCTCCTCCAGGCGGATGGTATGGGGACTATCGGCCGTAAGAAAACTCAGAAAATCCGGGTTGATCGCCTGCAGGACGTCGGCGAGGAATAGGCCATAGCTCGGGTCCGGAGCGATTTCCGGGTGTGCCTGTTGCCAAATCATCCAGTCAAACCAATCGTCTCCGGCGCGCTCTCCGGCAAGCTTGGCGAGCCCGTCCACGACCAGCGCATAGCGGGCGGCCGGCACGAACCGCAAAATCTGGACGAGCGGCGCGATCGCGCCCGGGCCGCCATTTTCCACGAGCCAGGCGATGGCGCCCGCGCGATCGCCGGCGGTCAGCCCGATCGCCTGGCGAGCATGGGTGTAAACAGCCGAGCCTTCCGCAGCGACATGGCCGACCTTCACCGCGAAGAGCAGCACCCCTATGACGAGAAGTGTCGCGAATGAACGTGGCATGCCGCTCGGGATCTCAGCCGCGGGTGGAGCCTAGCGCCGCGCCTGGCCTTCGCGTCATCAAATACTCTTGATTGGCGTCGCTACTCCCGCGCGGCCGCAAACGCATCGAGGCCGAGCTCGGCTCGGTAATCAGCCGAAATCTTGGCTTTCTCGGCCTCGAGGGGAATTCCCGTCGCATCGGCGACGCGATCGATGGCATTGAACAAGCCGATCACGCCGGCAGCATCGACCAAGGCCTCGGGGCCCAAACGGTTGAGGACCTTGCCGCGCAGATCGTTCAGCCTGGCGTCATCCTGGCCGAGCGCCGCCTCGGCGAGGTCGACGAGAAGGCGGCCATGGGGCACGCCGCCATCGCCCTCGCCGGCACCTAGCAACAGGCTCAGATCGTAAGATTCGCCGCTATGCTCGCTGCTCGCACGGAGCAAGTTGCCATGGTTGGTCGTTCAATAAAGACATCGGTTGAGAGCCGATACGCGACCGGCGAGGAGCTCAATCTGAGTATGAGTAATGGCGCGGTATTCCCGTCCAAAATCGCGCATCGCCGGCCCTGGGAGATATTGATGCTCGACCAGGTCGAAGAAGCCACGCACCGCATCGGGGACCAGGCTCATCGCCTTATGAATGTTCGCAGGAGCCCGATCGGAGGGATACATCCCCGCCTCCTCCGCGCTGGCATCCTCGGGCTCGACCCAATCGATCCACGCGCCGCCGGCCCTTGCACCCTCGGGCTGGCGTTGCGTGGGTGCGCCTGCGACGGGGATTGGGAGTTCTCGCTGTCTCGTTCCGACACCCTTCGCGAAGGTATCGATTGCGACCGTTTCGGCAACGATGTCGATCAGCTCCACGTAGCGCTCCATAGTCAGCCCCGAAGCCGACAACCTCTGCATCCATGAGCGCGAGAGGCGGGCTGGGTCGGTCCGGATGCGATGAATGGCATCCACCGCTGCTAGAGGCAGCTGGCCCAGATGGTCATGGGCGCCCAGCAAAGCGTCCGGCGACAGCGCGGCTTTCCGCTTGCGGCATAGAAGGCAGTCATCGGCGTGGCGCGTCTCGGCGGCAATGGCGATACGCTCGCTGCCGGTCCACCAGGTGCCCGGGCGCGCCAGACGCCGCCACGCACGCGCATGCGCGGCCGTCAAGTCGGCACGAACGCTCAGCGCAGCAGTAACGCTTGGCATAGATGTTCTCTCCCTCGACTCAACGAGCATTGAATATTGGCGAGCGAGCGGGCGCGATAGGCTTGGTAAAAGCGGATTAGCCGGTCGGCGAGCGGCAGGCTGCGATCGGCGATCAATCGATCCCACTCAGCGTTCCGACTGTCTCCGATACGGACCTGGAACACCCGATCGATGATGGCTTGCTTGGATGGGGAGTGGCGGTAGAGCAAAGCTTGGGTGACTCCGAGACGCTCGGCGAGCGCTCGCGTGGTGCCGGAGAAGCCGGCTTCCGCAAAGAAGGCTGCGCCTTCGGCCAGGATCTTCGCCTCGCGCTCGCCCTGCTCGAGGCGCCGCCGAGGCTCGGCAACCTCCTTTCGCCGCGGTCTGGACCTCACGATGCCGCCTCAACCCGCTGGAATCGCGCCGGCATTCCGTATCGGCTCAATGAGCCGGCCGGGTACCGGACCCTCCGGCAGAGCACCCGCGGCGCAAGCGACCGGATCCGCTCTAATCGTCGACAAATCGTCATTGTTCAGACAGTCTTCTCGAGGGGTGTCGACCGACGGAAGCGACGTCTGCGAGCAGGGGGACACATGCCGTATCCACCGGAGCGCCGCGGACAGACTCGAGCGCGAATCATACGGAGCGCCCAGGCACTCTTCAATCGCCATGGCTTCACCGGTGTCTCGATTGACGACGTGATGGAGCATGCCGGCCTCACGCGCGGTGGCTTCTATAGCTATTTCCGCACGAAGAGCGAGCTGTACGCGGAGGCTGTCGCCCTCGCATTGGCGGTGACACCGTGGTCGCGCTGGGACGGAGTGAGTGTCGATTTCGCCGCACGCGATGCGGCAAGGCAGGTCGTGGATGCGTACCTATCCCGCGAGCACTTCAGCGATGTCGAGGGCAGCTGCCCCATGGTCACGCTTCCGGGTGACGTGGCTCGCAGCGGCAAGACCGTTCGACGCGCCTTCGAGAACGTTTTCAAGTCTATGGCCGATCTCTTCAAGGAGAGTTTGAAACGCGAAGGGCGAGCCGATCGCAACCGCGCGCTTGCGATCGCTGGGATCTGCGTCGGCGGGATGGTCGTAGCACGCTCGGTCGAGAGTGCCGCGCTCGCCGACGCGATCCGCACCGCCGCGAGGAAGACGGCTCTTCAATTGGGCGGGTGGAGCGAAGACGGGACCATCGATGGTCGTGGACAGGCCTCTACGCGCCCAGAGCCCCGCAATCGCCGCCGCCGCACCCTTCGGAAGTAGTCCCGCATCGCTCTGCTGAATTGCCGACGTTGTCTCTGCACGAGGTGCCCATGGGACCCACGCGGAAGACGACGTCCCTGTGTCGGACGCTGCGCCTCAGACCGCCTTCATGTGCACCCGCGCCCAGTCGGCGAAGCTCGTAAAGCCACCCGGTACCAGGGCGTTGGCGGCAGCGATGTACCGCTCGTGCTCGGGGCCGAAATAGGTGTGCTCCGCAAAGTACTGGAACATCTCTCGCATTTCATGGGCGCCATCATAGAGACCGTCGTAGACGTCGGGGGGCACTCGCGACACCTGCAGCTTGTGCCCTTGCGCGTTCAGGGTGCCGACAAAGTCGTTGAAGGAGTAAACGCCGCCGCATACGCCCAGATAGCTGCCGTCAGGCAAATGGTCACCTGCTGCGAACGCGGCGGCAACGGCGCGACCAACCTCGGTGGCGTCGCCGGCATGCATCACGCGCGCGGCCGGATCGATGGGCAACGCCCAGCCGCGGCCGCCGTTCGGCAGCGGCTGGGGCGGCATCATCGTGACAAAGTTCTGGTAGTACATTGGCGGCATTACGAATGTGTGGCGCGGGAATCCGGCCGCCTCGACGACTGCGTCGACCCGGGCCTTCCCAGTGAAGTGCGCGACCTTGACGCGCCCGGCCGTCAGCGTCCCGCAGTCGGGCAATGTCGACCAGATGAGGTGCTTGACCCCGGCCGCACGGGCGGTCTGCACGGCCACGGTGCCGATCTCGGTCTCACGCGGCATCTGCGCTGGATCCCAGAAATTGGTCACGACGAAGGCGCCATACGCCCCCTCGAACGCAGAGCGGAGGCTACTCTGGTCGAAGAGATCAGCCTTGACCACCGCGGCTCCGCGCGCCGCCAGTGCCCGCGCCACATCGCCCGTGGGATTGCGGCTGGCAACACGCACAGAAAACCTGTCCGCACCCATGAGCGCGTCAACGACGCCACCACCCTGTAAGCCCGTGGCACCGAGTACCGTCACGATTCGCTTGGTCATCATCGTCTCCTCGCACCGGATACGCCGCGGTCTCGCGCGCAGAGTGCGCCACTCTAGTTGGGCACTGTGCTCCGAGCCCAAAAGCCATCCTTCCAATTTATGTTCAAGGACATATTCTGCCGGCGCAGTAGCCTTTCGTGGGGCAAGTGGCTCCTTCGTCCGATCAATCCGCGCGATCAGGCATCGATACTAGACGCGAGGCTCAGCTTCATCCGTGTGAATGCGTGCTGAAGGCCGGGCTGTTGCAGCGTCATGCAGCCGGGGGCCAGGTGGCGGCGGAATGCGATTTCTCGGGATGCGGTTACTTCCTCGGAACGTTGAAATTGCCAAATGGCGTGCACGTTCCATTGCAGCGTTACGCATTTCATGAAGTGTGCCGGTTCCGTCACTCTAAAATCGTCGACGCAATCAGTACCTGAGACGACGCCCGATCGACACCGCCGAGAACGTCCGCCACCGCAAAGCAATGGGCGTCAACATTTCCCTTGGCTCAGCAAGCGGACCTGAAGCCCCGGAAGTTCCTTAGGACACGCTCTTTTGAGCCCCGCCTTGGGACAAATCTGGGACAGTGCAGTGCGAATTGATCTGCATCGATCTGCATCGATCTGCACCGTACTGCACTGATCGCGTTAACCTTTGCCTCCCCTGCCCCAAGGTTTCCGCGGGTCTGATTCGCTCTTGAAAACCGGCAGACCTGCAAGGGTCTCGTGGGTTCGAATCCCACCCCATCCGCCAATCTCGACCCTGCCCGATGCGGGAGTAGTGGGGCGCGAGGTTCGCGTGGCGATGCGCGCCTATTGCCCGGCTGAATCTCGCGGTAAAATCGATGAAATTCGGCATCGCTGGGTGGAGTCCCGTGGTAGGCGCGCCAGCATCGGCTACGGAGTTCGACGTCGTCGTGGCGGGGTCCGGTGCCGCGGGACTCGCCGCCGCACTGACCGCCGCCCGTGGCGGGCTCTCAGTGCTGATCCTCGAAAAGAGCGACAAGCTTGGCGGCACCAGCGCCATGTCCGGCGCCGGCACCTGGATTCCGGCGAACCATCTGGCGAAGGCCGCCGGACTCGCGGACAGCCCCGAGGAAGCGCTGACCTATCTCCGGGCAACCGCCCCGAAGGGATGGCAGACCGCGGAGGACGCCCTCTGGCGAGCCTTTGTTGATAACGCGCCGCGCCTGCTCGAGTTCGTGGAACGGGAGACGCCGCTGCGTTTCGAACTCATTGCGGAACCTGATCCGATCGCCGAGCGCCCCGGCGGCAAGCTCAGAGGGCGCATGCTCTCGACCCTGCCGCTGTCGCGGCGGATCGTCGGCCGGTACGGCGCGCTGATCCGCCGCTCGACGCTTCCCCACCTCCTCACCTATCGCGAAACGATCGAGCTCGATCCCTATCATCGCCCCATCGCCGTCGTGCTGCGCTTGCTTCCAAAGCTTGCCCGGCGCTGG
The DNA window shown above is from Pseudomonadota bacterium and carries:
- a CDS encoding helix-turn-helix transcriptional regulator; the encoded protein is MRSRPRRKEVAEPRRRLEQGEREAKILAEGAAFFAEAGFSGTTRALAERLGVTQALLYRHSPSKQAIIDRVFQVRIGDSRNAEWDRLIADRSLPLADRLIRFYQAYRARSLANIQCSLSRGREHLCQALLLR
- a CDS encoding TetR/AcrR family transcriptional regulator, producing the protein MPYPPERRGQTRARIIRSAQALFNRHGFTGVSIDDVMEHAGLTRGGFYSYFRTKSELYAEAVALALAVTPWSRWDGVSVDFAARDAARQVVDAYLSREHFSDVEGSCPMVTLPGDVARSGKTVRRAFENVFKSMADLFKESLKREGRADRNRALAIAGICVGGMVVARSVESAALADAIRTAARKTALQLGGWSEDGTIDGRGQASTRPEPRNRRRRTLRK
- a CDS encoding TauD/TfdA family dioxygenase; this encodes MAYRAASSPAAWHGAQLGRDDRWIRTFTPAALDELHRATKQVIDRGIPLYAATKTDFPLDRAAEQLALIGEEIENGRGLLLLRGIEARRYSKDELRQMFWGMSLYLGTAVPFAQQAAKFDDVMDFGDKPGTPFSRGNRTRAELMFHTDTADITGLLCLSTARQGGISKVASSITIHNEMLKRRPDLLELLFEPYHSSRNTEERPGEPRYYTMPVFGMRDGWFASHISRRLVRAAQEFPEAPRLRPEQAEALELHAAIAEECCLHFALQPGDIEFFCNHTLLHSRTEFFDGNSDEQRRHLIRIWISTPNSRPLPESFKVLYGRVGRGELRGGHWRGDHLPQETHG
- a CDS encoding DUF3179 domain-containing protein, translated to MPRSFATLLVIGVLLFAVKVGHVAAEGSAVYTHARQAIGLTAGDRAGAIAWLVENGGPGAIAPLVQILRFVPAARYALVVDGLAKLAGERAGDDWFDWMIWQQAHPEIAPDPSYGLFLADVLQAINPDFLSFLTADSPHTIRLEEIAWGGVVPDGIPALDHPTMIAADAASYLNPDDQVFGVELNGEERAYPLRIVNWHEMVNDVVGGVPVSLAYCTLCGAGILFDGRVSGREQPLTFGTSGLLYRSNKLMYDRDTRSLWNQFTGRPAIGPLVGSGVVLTVLPLVTTSWQEWYRRHPNTTVLALDTGFVRDYGPGVAYRDYFASPKLMFPALVPDGRLKPKDRVFGLRVPGGSMAWPLSRFSGGAVVNDSVGLLDLVIVGEADGSGARAYESGGRRFIAGADHDHLIAGDETWLATEAALLGPAGQSLPRLPGHLAYWFAWTGYFADAPLGGSP
- a CDS encoding NmrA family NAD(P)-binding protein; translation: MTKRIVTVLGATGLQGGGVVDALMGADRFSVRVASRNPTGDVARALAARGAAVVKADLFDQSSLRSAFEGAYGAFVVTNFWDPAQMPRETEIGTVAVQTARAAGVKHLIWSTLPDCGTLTAGRVKVAHFTGKARVDAVVEAAGFPRHTFVMPPMYYQNFVTMMPPQPLPNGGRGWALPIDPAARVMHAGDATEVGRAVAAAFAAGDHLPDGSYLGVCGGVYSFNDFVGTLNAQGHKLQVSRVPPDVYDGLYDGAHEMREMFQYFAEHTYFGPEHERYIAAANALVPGGFTSFADWARVHMKAV